The Anolis sagrei isolate rAnoSag1 chromosome 6, rAnoSag1.mat, whole genome shotgun sequence genome includes the window TGTATCTAGACATAATCACCTCATGATACAGCACCCAGACTGCAATTCTATTCTGATTTGCTGAGTAGAATGCTTCATTGGCATTATTAGAACTCTCTTCTGAGTAAATAAGCAGATTTGCTCAAATTTACTCAGATTTTTCAACACAATATGAAATATAGATACAGCAGAAACACACATACACTATATTCTGTCTGTTTCAGTAATGCTGTTCTGGGCTTCTGCCATGAATGATGTATTAGGTGCATATTCTTGCTAGATGTcataggatgtgtgtgtgtgtgtgcacacacgtTTGCATatctattaaaaagaaaaggacaaaTGTAGGATTAATAGAAATATGTGAACATGGACTTAACACTTACATAGAGTGAAATTTGCAGCAGTGGAAAAAGTATTGCTACATTTTCCTTGTTTTAGATTACACCAAGAGAATGTTTGAGAGACTCAAATTCCAACCCACCCCTCAGtagcaatactactactactactactactactactactaataataataataataataataataataataattcatggaCATTCTTTCTCTAGCTCCTTTCTTACCTCTTTTTTCTGATTAATATGTTGAAAGTATCTTGTGCAGGTTaagtattccttatccagaacAATATATTTCTTAAGTATTGCCTCCTAATAATTGGATCCTCCATGAAATGTATCACAAATAACACCCTTTCTGGCTTGCAAGTCAATATGTTTATTAATGACTTGCATGAAGTTTATAGGAAATGCTTGTCAAGTTTGTAGAGGACAACAAATTCGgggaatagctaatactccagaggacagggtcagaattcaaaatgatgttaacagattagaaagctgggcaaaaaataacaaaatgtatttccacaaggacaaatgtaagatactacaattaggcaggaaaaaatgaaaatcaAAGATACAGGAAGTGTGATGTCTGGATCGACGACATTACTAGTGAAAACTATCTTGGAGTCTTAGAACAGAATATAGTAACTTTATTGTAATTGtacataatacaacaaaattGAATGCCATCCCCAATCCATACTGTATATAtagaattataaaaataaaacactcaTCCTCCCACATTCTAATCAGCATTGCACAACCTGTTCTATCACATCAGTGTGAAACTATAGAGTTCAATATAGTCACAGTTCTGGGATAGTAGTCTAGACAATAAGTTGAACATAAGTcagcaatgtgatgcagcagcctaaaaaaccaatgggatttggggCTGCATCAaatggagtatagtgtctagatcaagggaagtcatggtgcctctctattctttGGTCAAACcttacctgaaatactgtgtctacTTCTGAGAACCCCAGTTCAAAAGAGGTATAGACAAGCTgaattcccttggggagatagggcggaatacaaataaaattattattattattattactgctaatattattattaatgtccagAGGGGAGCggctaaaataatcaaaggtctacAGACTATGCCCTATGAAGaaagttgggtatgtttagccatCAGAAGAGAAGCTTGAGAGGAGCCAtttacaaatatttgaaaagatgtcataaggaagagggggcaggcttgttttctgctgtcctggagactagaactcaaagcaatgggttcaaattacaggaaaggagattccacatgaacatgagaaagaacttcctgatataaaagctgttcaacattggaactctctgtcttggagtgtggtggaagcttattccttggaggttttaaaatagaggctgaatggtcatctgttggggataaTTTAactgtgcttttcatgcatggcagggggttagactagatggcccatgtggtctcttccaattcttcgattctatgattctaggcattaaacaaatataaaaattatacagagtctatatatgtgtgtctttTCCCTTGACAGGAAGAAAAATATGATCAAATCAGTGGACCATGCAAACTTCACAGTAATATTGGACAAATATTTCATCTGAATAGTAGAAAGCAAATATAATTTCATTAAATATAAATTTAATGAAACCAAATGTATGTAACTATATTTCTAAATAGTTGGTTTTGCTGTATGCCTTTaagttttttattttacttttagtgACCCTGAgagcttttttgtgtgtgatagaATTGATTCAGAAGTTGCCATTGTCTCCTCTGCACCTGCCAGAGTGTGACTTCTCCAAGGCAACCCAGTTGGGttccatggtcaagcagggatTTGGCTTCATGGAAAATCAAACTGTGATAACAGAGTTTATTCTCTTAGGACTTTCCAATGATCCACAAGTGCAGTTGCTGTTCTtctttgtgtttctaataatataCACTGCCACATTATTAGGAAACTCAATGATTATGTTGATAATCAGGACAGAACCTAGCTTTCACACACCTATGTTCTTCTTTCTCAAAAATCTGGCCTTGGTTGATATCTGTTACTCATCTGTCACAGTCCCAAAGATGCTAGAAAATTTTGTAGGAAGGTCAAAATCCATGCCTGTAGTGGGATGTACTGTACAGATCTTTTTCTTTATCTATTTTGCTTGTACGGAAGTTTCTCTGCTTGCTGCCATGTCGTATGATCGCTACATTGCTATCTGTGACCCACTTCATTACTCGACAATTATGAACAAACAAATGTGTCGTCAGCTGATGGCAGGCACATTTATTATGGGCTTCTTGGATGCTATGGTCAATACAGCACCTTTAATGAACTTGACCTTCTGTGGACACAACAGAATCAACCACTTCACCTGTGATCTTCCTGCAATTTTGAATTTGTCTTGCAGTGAAACATTCATCAATTATATAGTAATCATTGTCTCTGGATTTTTCTTTGGTGTTATTCCTTGCCTCTTAACTCTTCTCTCCTATGTTAGAATAATTTCAACTATCCTGAAGATTCACTCTACCAAAGGCAGGAGCAAAGCCTTCTCCACCTGTAGTTCTCACCTTATTGTGGtttgtctgttttatttttcaacttTTTTCCGACATATGAAGCtaagttctctctctccttcagaTCTGGATAGAGTGATCTCTATCCAGTATCTTATTTTAACTCCTCTCTTAAACCCTATTATATACTGtctcaaaaataatgaaattaaaGCCATTATTTGGAGAAGGTTGGGAAAGCATGGATAAAACTGCTTAATGATGTCTTTTGAAATATCATATAATTTGGAAGTCTTGCAATGTATTGCAGCAATCAACTCCCCAAAAGATTCAAATAGCAAAGGAAAGCCTTCCCCAAATGTAGTTCTCACTTCATTGTGGATTTTAGAagcttttttttgtgtgtcaggagcaacttgagaaagtcgcttctggtgtgagagaattgactgtctgcaaggacgttgaccaggggatgcccggatgttttgccatcctgtccgaacatattctcccctacaaGCCATCAAgggtgttaagatcttctggagaggccctgctctcggtcctgcaaCCAtcgcgcgtctggtggggacgagagacagggccttctctgtggtgcccccccggctttggaactctctcccaaatgaaattagatctgccacctccctcctgacctttaggaaacaggtgaaataaTGGCTTTGGAAcgaggcattcccagaataatggcggAGACTTGAAACTGATTAATGTATTGACCACAAAGTGCTGATTGAGTCGGACATTGTTTTAACTTGGCAAactggttttatatgtatgttattttattgtatttttatccattgttatgtatGATGTATAAATGGTTTtatttgttagcattgaatccttgctgtgaaccatcctgagtccctctacagaggttagAGAAGAacggtatataaaagttttaaatagataataataaataatcctgtagaaggcttccctcatgtccctgcatgagaagctggaactgacagataggaattcacccagctccccggatttgaaccgccgaccttttggtcagcagtccagcaaacacaagggtttaacccattgcaccaccaggggctcgaTTTAGAAGCTGTAGACAACATTAGAAAGTAATTGGAAGAGTAAACAAGTATTCTAATGCTTATAAGGAAAAAATAAAGCACATTAATTATGAATACTAGAAACATATATATTGAAATTGGATGACTTTTTATACTAAATAGTTAAATAATATAGATTATATGAGGTCCATAATAACTATATAGATCTTTGTTACTGCTTAATTAAGTTCAGTTAAGAATTAAAAGAATCTATGTTATCTATATTTAATATTGGAATTGATTACTATATATGCAAGATGAATTTCTGCAGCCTTTATATCTTCATGaaaaatgtgtatttatttatttatctatttatttatttatcgtgtcaggggcagaccaaacagttgcatttcattttttaacaaacaaacaaacaaaacacaaagtttacaagcttggtagctgattaaatgtcctttgaccagtagctggccacttggagtgcctctggtgttgccgcaagaaggtcctccgttgtgcatgtggcagggctcaggctgcattgcagcaggtggtctgtggtttgctcttctccacactcacatgacaTGACATGgcatgacatgagagaagcctccttgcaggattacaagacatccgggcgtcccctgggaaacgtcttCATAGACAACTGAttatctcactccagaagcgaccagaagcgacttgcagcatgcaaaaatGCTAATGAATGTAGCTCACTTTTTCATGGATCTGACTTTTCCTACGAGATGCTTATTTACTTTTCGATATCTTTACCTCTGTCAGAATGtaatttttcccttttctctcatgttatttataaatttaaataaaaagagaaagaaatcacaTTGAAGCTCTCTGTTCTAAACATGTACAGTGAACAAGGGTTAGATAGAATACTGTATCAATGCAGAAGAAAATGGAATCTTGCAGTAGAAGACATATACTGTAGTTCTTCCCATTTATGATAGATCTTCTACTGCaggatgtctgccataaatggagcaagaagagaagaaaaagtggTATTCTAAAACCtaaaaaaatatattgaattTGTTCAGTATCCTGGTTGCAAGAATAGAATTGTATCCAGATATCAGGTGTAATAGTTTAACAGAACTGGAGAACTTTGGGAAGTACTTGTTTGACATTGCTACCTTTCTTTCCCTCTATTGATCCTCTTCTCGTGCCTTCACAACCAACTTGATAAACATGCTAACTGTGTGGTTATAACAACTGATTAAGGCTATGCTGAAATTTAAATGGATGGAAAGGTAGATGCTTCAGAAAACCCCACGTTGAAGCAGTACTAGAGACAAGTGCTATCTTCTCAGGTATGACCACATGCCTATCATTCCTTACTGACTAACCTCAAAGCAGGAAAAACGTCAAAttgccatccttctctctttgcaaAGGAGGAGGGGCAATCATAAAAGCAGCCACAATCAATTTGCAAAGGGAGAGTGGCAAAACTTTTAAATTATCCCCCTGGAAACCAGGACTCAgtgtaatgggttcaaattacaagaaaggatattccacctgaacattaggaagaacttcctaaccataagaactgtttagcagtggaactttctgcctgggagtgtggtagaagctccttcattggaagcttttaaacagaagttggatggccatctgtcaggggtactttgattgtgctttttctgcatggcaggagattggactagatggcccatgtggtatcttccaactctatgattatatgattttataatcagcactcattggcagagaaggccaaaggccttgtcaaattgcaactcccaagattccatagcattgagccatggcagttaaagtgctgccaaacttcattaattttacagtataggtGTATTCTCTACAATCTCCATACATGGCTTTCTGAAAGTGTCTTGCTTGGGTGTATCTCCATGATCCacaccatttttaaaattttgtcttTGGATATATTCATAATTGCAATGTCTATTAAAGAATGGGCTGTCTAAATTAGCAAATTGATGGATATTTAATCATGCTAAAATTTCCATAATGTATATGTTTTGGAGTAGTGACTTTTTGGGAGGAAGTACTTGCATGAATAAATTTGCTATTGGAAAGCTCAGGGATATGCATGTTCTTTTGAATTATTCCTCTTGTTTGAAAATTAACAGGTGGTTAATAAAAGAGATTTTCATGCCGTTTGACTGCTAAAATATATTTCTTCACTGGAAAAGCATTTTTGTCTACCAGCAACCCAGTGGATAGAAGATGTAATAATACCTGTAATAGTTGAAGGAATGGTGTATAGATGAAATTTATAAATGATCTCATATTAAATACCAGTATTTCTTCAGCTTTTGCAAAAAAttatgacaaatgtaagataaCGAAAGATACGAAGtctattgattagtccactgaccatatcaacaataaagacaaaacaaaaaggtacacaaatagacactaatcactgtgttaagactcctgtaatagtgaactaacatacattagaacttgattaagttaaacataattaaaaagataatcattaaaatgccaaggaaaAACTTCAtaccacaaaagttaaaaacgaaggttaaaataaaggttaaaatagaccagctattacacaattcCATTAGTATGACTAATGtagttctttttccttcttttgtgtttgtatttttgttattgtgaAATGTTATTCTATGTAACTGTACATAAAAAAGTTTTCTTTTTACTGTTTTGATGTTGGTCTTCACTCTTAGGACAACATACCAGCATAAGTTAGGACAACATACCAGCATAAGTAAAGCTGGGGGAGGAAGGAGATTTGCCTCCTCCCCAGAACCCGAGGCAAGAAGTAGTTCCATCAGGAACTATTTTAAAGGGGGCAGAACTGACCTAAGGCATCAGCCAGCCCCCTTTCTTCATTGTGTTTCTGATCTTTGACACACCATGCctacccattaacagtataatttattgATTGCCTGAAGGGACCGGGTAGGAATGTTTTtccctcctatgttctaggagggttttttgcctGCCCTATACTGTTCTCaggggcaaattgggatggtgtggtttTTAAATAGGCCTAGAAAACAGCTAGgagaatctacaatttggtgtacacccaaggcacccTACTTTGGGGTAAGGGCCATGAACTAAAACATTCACCTGTGATTCATTTTGATGAGGTGAGGTGAAACCAAATGGCCTACGAATGGGGAAAGTCTGGCCTCAACAACTTTGAGGGAGTCTTCTCTGGCACGTTTCCCTTAAAAGTTGCCCGGTTAAGGTCAACAGGGGACCCAGGTGTTCCACCCTAATTAGCCGAAGGGTAGGCCAGGCAGGGACGCTACCTTGGCTTTTTCCATACCAAGTTCATGCCACCCATAGAATTAGATTTCGTTACTAACTTTAattggtaacagttaataaaactTCTAAACTAATAAAAATTTTCAACCCATAACTGTTGTGTGGACTCGTTATTTTGGGGATCTTGTTCTTACCGttcttatttaaaacattattcaaAATGTGAAAATGAAAGCATTATAATGCTGCATCAACatttttaaattgcaaaaacaTGATTTTAGTAATAGTTTTCCTCCTCTGTAAATGTGCAAAATTGTCCTGAGCATATTGCTATTAGAATGAAAcataaatatttcaaagaaataaatgaatacaatTAAACAAAAAAGCTCCAAAAATATTATGTAGGAATCACCATCTTTCAGATGATACCTCAAAGGTCTTTCTCCCAATGGAACTATCATTGTATTTATAGAAAGATTCTAAAGCTGCTTATTTGCTATGGTCTGAAAAGTATATCTTCTAGTTTACTATCAGCTGTTTGGTGTCTAATGATCAGATTAATAGAAGGTATTTGGCAGTGATGTTTGCCagatgagaaagagaaaaaaagattcCATATATGTcataagaagaaagaagaaacacaaCCAAGAAGAAGCAAAGATAAATAAGATCAAAGGTACATATTCAATTTGGTTTCAAATTATTTTATCTCCAATCTTACATTTATCACACATGAAAAATAACTTTAGATTTTCAGATGCATGCAAAGCTATTGAGTATTAAGCTTTTATTTGGATGATCATTGCAGAGTACAACTGAAGAGCTAAAGAGGGACAGAATAGTAGCACAAATCTTAATATGTGCACATCTTTGTATCTTTTCTTTTCAAATAAAAGAGTGATTCATATAGAGCTTCATTAAATTGGGGATGGACCATGATCCGGATTAGTATTAAAATTACTATGGGAACCCTGTTTGATCCCATGATTAAACATTCCTTTTCCAGATTTCAGTTACAGTTTAGTTTCTTCATCCTCAGTAAATTTTAGCTCTAGACATCTCCACTGCCATCACTAACACATTGGATATAGCTATCTGGAAGATCACTGAGATCATTAGAAACCACTGCCCATATAATGAGattatacaattttttttaaaaaaaacacaactaaGGCTCAGCACAAACAGATGATGGCAGTAAAACTTGAAATTTGGATATGGATATTCTTGATCTTCAAACAGTGCTGGACCCCCAAACAGTATTGACCACATTGAGTTAgctgggaactgaagttcaaaaatAACAGCAGAGTCACCCCACCCAagcattagaaaaaaaatgtatactTTAAAAATAAGATTGTTGAGCCTATTCAACTTGACATATGATCTTGAAAATGTACAAAACTGATAATATCTCAAGCCTCTTTTTTAAGTGTGTTATTTTCCTATTACACACTCTCTTGTTTTGttgaatactgtatatactcatgtataagtctagaaattttagtcaatgAATGAACCCAAAAAACCTGGGCCAATTTCTCTACAGGTTTATGTGgatatttatctttcttttttgtaAAATACCGGGAAAGAAAGTGTTTAGTCTGTTCCAGGAGAACTTAAAAGAATCTCTGATTCCTTTATTATCTCTGTCTTGGCACTGTTTTTCACCTTTGTGAAAAACTGGTCAGAAAACGTTAGGGATGGACCATGGTCAGAACTAAGAATAACATTATTCTCTAACATACCTCCACTTCTGGCCTGTTTGAATGCCTGTGTGGAAAAAGATTGGTGGTGTTTAGGAGCAATTGCTTTTCCTCTGAGGAATGTCCCTTGATTTATCTATGGGTCATACTGAAATCCGTGATTTGTCCCCAAAACCTtccctcaatttatacatgaggtcaacttatacatgagtatatatcatACTATATgtgtataaaataaaaaataatcttcCCGTTGATTTATTATAATCTACTGGCTGCAATTGCAATGCCTTGCTATCCGCATCCCTTTTTGTTTATGTTTACAATGTTTCATGATACAGGGGTTACAAAAATGCATAGTGTCTTTCATCTGGTCTCATGGCAAAGTTAAGTCATCTTTCATAGAAAACTGAATTTATATTATGTGCACTGAAATCTGTTTAAAGAATTCAGTTTTCAGATGTGCATTACTGCCCATAATTAAGGATGTTTCTATCCACTTCAGTTTAATGTGAATGTGATTAAAAATGGCTTTTTCCATCAGGCTTGGGATATTTGCCTGGATGTaggttttgtttattgctgttttttggaaggatgataaaagcaatgTATTTGAAGTCAGTTCTAGTACTGATTAGTTACCACCTAgagaaatactgtattttttcaattgtaagacaccattgattgtaagatgcatcCTAATTTCAGTAACACCTCCACTAACAAAAAAAACATAAGGTACACTTGTGATTCTAAGATTCACCCCATTTTAGAGAGGGTTATTTAAGGAAAAAAGTGTGTTGTAGAACTGCAAAAAATATAGTACCATCACTGAAGTGCGAGACAGCTGTGATGATGGAGCTCTATTGTCATAGCTAAGTCCCCCAAAAACTTACCTTAGCTTTCAAGCAGGCCCACTAACATAGGGATTTTCCAGGTAAATAACACCTTACTTCAGGAAGTGGAAATATGTTTTTCACTCACTGTTGCAATCCACAGTACCACAGAAATCTCTTTCGACAGGCTGTTTGATTTCTAAGGTAAGTTTTAATGGGATTTTATGATGTTGCATTGGTGAAATGATCATAAACACAGATTCCAAAAAATGTACAGTGTCATACACTATTGTAAATACTGGACAGGACCACAGCCATTGATTATGAAGGTCTTCAAAAACTGGgcaaaatattttattacatgtaccAACACCTGATGAAAATGAAGGCAATTAGGAGTTTTTCCTTAAACATTTTCAAAAGTTCTAGATAAGCAATAATAATTGTCAAGGatgactttattttttattattatttacagtatatataccccgaaggggactaagAGCAACTTTTACAGAATACACAcataaagcaaacattcaatgccaattatacacttAACAAGGACAGAAaatacaaacagaggtaaaggcagttttttccTATCGTATTTCCAGCATCTTGAAGGCTGTACTCAACTTCAGCCActgagggtgctgttgctccatctttcaTGCCAAGGAGCTTACCTCTGATCAACTGATGTCCTTAAggaagactttatttatttactatatttatatcccgcctttctcaaccccgaaggggactcaagatggcttacagcaGAGGCcttaaaacaattcaacaataaaTATGCAGTTACATTaagattaaaagcaattaaaatataaacattaccacttttttgtcgtgtcagtagcaacctgagaaactgcaagtcgcttctggtgtgagagaattggccatctgcaaggacgttgccaaggggacgcccgggtgatttgatgttttatcatccttgtggaaggcttctctcatgtccccgcatgaggagctggagctgatagagggagctcatctgcctctccccagattcgaacctgcgacctgtcggtctccagtcctgccggcacaggggtttaacccacagtgtCACCGGGGGCTCGACATTACCACTTACTGCTATGAAATCACATTATCCACAATCAAGGTTTATTAACTCCTcgctaaaagtggtacctatatatctactcacatttctgcttttgaccttCTAGGTGGGAAGGTGAGCTCGGACTAATGATGGGTGTTCACCCTGACCAAGATCGAACTGCTGACCTCTTACTTGGAAGGATGTTTCTGCAacacagcagtttagcctgctaAGCCCAGCCCCtataatcttgattatatgacAAGATATTTCATCAGATTATCCTAGCTGGCATTTACAAAACCTCAATTGAAATCAAGGGTAGTTTCTGGAAAGCATTAAAAAATTCTAAGTAAGCAATATCAGAACTGATCCCATAATGACATTTATTTTAACATGTGTACTCAGGTCAATGGAAATATTTTGGTAACTAAAGTAACCCAATCTATCTGTCTTCTAGACTATCAGCAAAAGAAATACCTACATGAAGAATCAGTCCACAACAATGGAGTTTATACTGGTTGGTTTAACAAATTCAGCTGAACTACAGACACTTCTCTTTTGGATATTTACATTTATCTATGCTATAGCCTTGACTGTTAACTGCTTTCTCATCTTTAGCGTATGCAACTGCAGAAACCTTCACACCCCCATGTATTTCCTGCTCATCAACTTGTCTTTAGTAAATATATTCTCTATTTCAGTTACAACTCCTAAACTGCTCCAGGCTCTTTGGACCCGGAGAAAGATAATATCATTTTATGGCTGCATTACACAAGTGTTTCTTTTTATATGGACTTTGGGAACAgaactttctcttctttcattcATGGCTTTTGACCGTTATGCTGCTATCTGTCATCCTTTGCAATATGCACTGATCATGCGGAAGGAAGCATGTGTTTGCATAGCAGCAGGAGCGTGGCTTGTTGGAATGGTTAACTCTGCAGTCCATGCTGGACTCATGCTGAAGCTTTCCTTCCATGATTCAAATATAATCAACCATTTCTTTTGTGATGTTCCACCACTTTTAAAGCTTGCATCCTCAGACACCAGTATCAATGAGAGCATGGTTTTTATGGCAGATGTCATATTCGGGATATTTAATTGTGGTTTGACTCTAATGTCATATTTCTTCATCATGAGAACCATCTTCAGAATTCGTTCtacagaagggaagaagaaagcttTCTCCACATGTTCCTCACATCTGGTTGTTGTCAGTTTTTACTTCTCCTCGGTCATTTACACATATATTAGGCCCTCATCTGTCTACACTTTAGATAAAGACAAATGGGTTTCTCTCCTATATACTGTTGTAACTCCAGTGCTTAATCCAATGATATATTCTCTGAGAAACAAAGAAGTTAAAAAAGCCCTTAAGACATTTGTTGGAAAAAACGTTCTGATTCCAGGGCCTCAAGCTTGAGttgt containing:
- the LOC132779566 gene encoding olfactory receptor 5V1-like, coding for MENQTVITEFILLGLSNDPQVQLLFFFVFLIIYTATLLGNSMIMLIIRTEPSFHTPMFFFLKNLALVDICYSSVTVPKMLENFVGRSKSMPVVGCTVQIFFFIYFACTEVSLLAAMSYDRYIAICDPLHYSTIMNKQMCRQLMAGTFIMGFLDAMVNTAPLMNLTFCGHNRINHFTCDLPAILNLSCSETFINYIVIIVSGFFFGVIPCLLTLLSYVRIISTILKIHSTKGRSKAFSTCSSHLIVVCLFYFSTFFRHMKLSSLSPSDLDRVISIQYLILTPLLNPIIYCLKNNEIKAIIWRRLGKHG
- the LOC132779567 gene encoding olfactory receptor 13G1-like; this encodes MKNQSTTMEFILVGLTNSAELQTLLFWIFTFIYAIALTVNCFLIFSVCNCRNLHTPMYFLLINLSLVNIFSISVTTPKLLQALWTRRKIISFYGCITQVFLFIWTLGTELSLLSFMAFDRYAAICHPLQYALIMRKEACVCIAAGAWLVGMVNSAVHAGLMLKLSFHDSNIINHFFCDVPPLLKLASSDTSINESMVFMADVIFGIFNCGLTLMSYFFIMRTIFRIRSTEGKKKAFSTCSSHLVVVSFYFSSVIYTYIRPSSVYTLDKDKWVSLLYTVVTPVLNPMIYSLRNKEVKKALKTFVGKNVLIPGPQA